One part of the Streptomyces lienomycini genome encodes these proteins:
- a CDS encoding aldo/keto reductase yields the protein MTSKVLAVPAVALGTWAWGDSGEAGDGYFGSRLSESGLREVVEKAQSNGFTLWDTAVAYGMGRSESALAQALKGCHRSEYQLSTKFTPQIAGDGDDPVADMLEQSLERMSTDYVDLFWIHNPADVARWTPPLIPLLKSGRIKHVGVSNHNMAEIALADQILGEAGFRVEAVQNHYSLLYRSSERAGILDHCREHDVRFFSYMVLEQGALTGRYSPANPLPEGSSRAEVYNGVLPQLRALTDRMGVIGKDRGASAADVATAWALAKGTTPIVGVTKAGHIDGLVRAHGIELADEEIAELEALAEAADVDTRGWWEQEM from the coding sequence ATGACGAGCAAAGTGCTGGCTGTGCCGGCGGTGGCGTTGGGCACGTGGGCCTGGGGAGACAGCGGCGAGGCCGGTGACGGCTACTTTGGCAGCCGGCTGAGCGAGTCCGGCCTGCGAGAGGTCGTCGAGAAGGCGCAGTCGAACGGGTTCACCTTGTGGGACACCGCCGTGGCGTACGGCATGGGCCGCTCGGAGTCGGCCCTCGCCCAGGCACTGAAGGGCTGTCACCGCAGCGAATACCAGCTGTCCACCAAGTTCACCCCGCAGATCGCGGGCGACGGCGACGATCCGGTCGCGGACATGCTGGAGCAGAGCCTCGAACGAATGAGTACGGACTACGTGGACCTCTTCTGGATCCACAACCCTGCCGACGTGGCACGATGGACGCCGCCTCTGATTCCGCTGCTCAAGAGCGGCAGGATCAAGCATGTCGGCGTCTCGAATCACAACATGGCGGAGATCGCTCTCGCCGATCAGATCCTCGGCGAGGCCGGCTTCCGCGTGGAGGCCGTCCAGAACCACTACAGCCTCCTGTACCGGAGCTCCGAGCGCGCGGGCATCCTCGACCACTGTCGCGAGCACGACGTGCGGTTCTTCTCCTACATGGTCCTCGAACAGGGCGCGCTGACCGGTAGGTACAGCCCGGCGAACCCGTTGCCGGAGGGAAGCAGCCGGGCGGAGGTGTACAACGGCGTCCTGCCCCAACTGCGGGCGCTGACGGACCGGATGGGGGTGATCGGCAAGGACCGAGGCGCGTCCGCCGCCGACGTCGCCACCGCCTGGGCCCTCGCCAAGGGGACCACCCCGATCGTCGGGGTCACGAAGGCGGGTCACATCGACGGGTTGGTCCGAGCTCACGGCATCGAGCTCGCCGACGAGGAGATCGCGGAACTGGAGGCGCTGGCGGAAGCCGCAGACGTCGACACACGCGGCTGGTGGGAGCAGGAAATGTAG
- a CDS encoding MFS transporter produces the protein MVILDGTVVNVALPSIQRDLGFSPSDLAWVVNAYLVPFGGLLLLSGRLGDLIGRKRVFIAGLSIFTAASLLCGVSQDPATLLASRFVQGIGGAVTSAVTLGMVVTLFPQPKERAKAIGVYSFVQSAGGSMGLLAGGALTQTISWHWIFFVNVPIGIMAALSAGRVLASEHAVGLGKGTDVVGALLVTSALMLSVYTIVETSDYGWTSAHTLSFGAAALALLLGFVARQAKAAHPLLPLRMFRSRNVSGAMGIQALMVAGMFSFQFLCVLYLQKVLGFDEIHTGLGIFPVSVAIGALSLGLSPKLIARFGPRAVLLPGLSLVTAGLAALGRVPAGGSYAVDVLPALLPLGIGFGLAMPSLATLAMSAATPQDSGIASGMFNTMQQIGSAFGLAVLTTLATSHTDALLGDGVSNASALTGGYQLAFRIGSGLVAVALLLAATLLRSPATAQRPAAEEKPVAENATR, from the coding sequence ATGGTCATCCTCGACGGGACCGTCGTGAACGTGGCGCTGCCGTCCATCCAGCGGGACCTCGGCTTCTCCCCGTCGGACCTGGCCTGGGTGGTCAACGCCTACCTGGTCCCCTTCGGTGGCCTGCTGCTGCTCTCGGGACGGCTCGGCGACCTCATCGGACGCAAGCGCGTCTTCATCGCCGGCCTGAGCATCTTCACCGCTGCCTCGCTGCTGTGCGGTGTGTCCCAGGACCCAGCGACGCTGCTCGCCTCCCGGTTCGTCCAGGGCATCGGCGGCGCGGTGACCTCCGCCGTCACTCTCGGCATGGTCGTGACCCTGTTCCCACAACCGAAGGAGCGGGCCAAGGCCATCGGCGTCTACAGCTTCGTCCAGTCCGCCGGCGGCTCGATGGGCCTCCTCGCGGGAGGCGCCCTGACGCAGACCATCAGCTGGCACTGGATCTTCTTCGTCAACGTACCGATCGGCATCATGGCCGCGCTGTCGGCCGGACGCGTGCTCGCCTCCGAGCACGCTGTCGGCCTCGGCAAGGGGACCGACGTCGTAGGCGCGCTCCTGGTCACATCCGCACTGATGCTCAGCGTCTACACGATCGTCGAGACGTCGGACTACGGCTGGACTTCCGCGCACACGCTGAGCTTTGGCGCCGCGGCACTCGCCCTGCTCCTGGGGTTCGTCGCCCGACAGGCGAAGGCGGCCCACCCGCTCCTGCCGCTGCGTATGTTCCGCTCGCGCAACGTCTCAGGAGCGATGGGTATCCAGGCCCTCATGGTGGCGGGGATGTTCAGCTTCCAATTCCTGTGCGTGCTCTACCTGCAGAAGGTCCTCGGCTTCGACGAGATACACACCGGCCTCGGCATCTTTCCGGTCTCGGTCGCGATCGGCGCGCTCTCCCTCGGCCTCTCGCCCAAGCTGATCGCGCGCTTCGGCCCCCGTGCCGTACTCCTTCCAGGACTCTCCCTCGTCACGGCAGGTCTCGCCGCGCTCGGCCGCGTACCGGCAGGCGGGAGCTATGCCGTGGACGTCCTGCCCGCGCTGCTGCCTCTGGGCATCGGCTTCGGCCTCGCGATGCCGTCGCTGGCCACGCTCGCGATGTCAGCGGCCACGCCCCAGGACTCGGGGATCGCCTCCGGCATGTTCAACACCATGCAGCAGATCGGCAGCGCCTTCGGCCTCGCGGTCCTCACCACGCTCGCCACCTCGCATACGGATGCCCTGCTGGGTGACGGGGTGAGCAACGCCTCGGCACTCACGGGTGGTTACCAGCTTGCCTTCCGCATCGGTTCGGGCCTCGTCGCCGTCGCCCTCCTCCTCGCCGCCACCCTGCTGCGATCCCCCGCCACAGCGCAACGTCCAGCGGCCGAGGAGAAGCCGGTCGCCGAGAACGCCACTCGCTGA
- a CDS encoding M55 family metallopeptidase, translated as MRIYISADMEGVTGLVDAQDVQPGGRDYERGRLMMAEDVNAAVRGAVAAGATDITVNDAHGPMRNILPESLHPAARLIRGRPKHMGMLEGLTAEHDAVICVGYHSRAGALGVLSHSFMGHEIEDMWLDGRPVGEIGLAHATAAAIGVALIVLTGDDCACTEMTEWDASVETVAVKYARDRFAADLRPAAEARAAIEKAVTAGLSAAPEAPVAAHAASSTLTVRWQSASVASTLLGIPGVSPVDTRTVQAQGTLPGLYRLFGVWMRVAASLANQPPYC; from the coding sequence GTGCGGATCTACATCAGTGCGGACATGGAAGGCGTCACGGGACTCGTTGACGCTCAGGATGTCCAGCCCGGTGGACGGGACTACGAGCGTGGACGGCTGATGATGGCGGAGGACGTCAACGCGGCCGTACGTGGAGCCGTCGCGGCCGGTGCCACGGACATCACCGTCAACGATGCGCACGGACCGATGCGCAACATCCTGCCGGAGTCCCTGCACCCGGCGGCCCGTCTCATCCGCGGCAGGCCCAAGCACATGGGCATGCTCGAAGGTCTCACCGCCGAGCACGACGCCGTGATCTGCGTTGGCTACCACTCCCGCGCCGGTGCGCTCGGCGTGCTCAGCCACAGCTTCATGGGCCATGAGATCGAAGACATGTGGCTGGACGGCCGGCCTGTGGGTGAGATCGGCTTGGCCCACGCGACCGCGGCCGCCATCGGTGTCGCCCTGATCGTCCTCACCGGTGACGACTGTGCCTGCACGGAGATGACGGAATGGGACGCCTCTGTCGAGACGGTGGCGGTGAAATACGCGCGGGATCGCTTCGCGGCTGATCTGCGACCGGCGGCCGAAGCACGCGCGGCGATCGAGAAGGCGGTCACCGCCGGTCTCTCCGCAGCGCCGGAGGCTCCGGTGGCCGCCCATGCGGCCTCGTCCACCCTCACGGTCCGCTGGCAGTCGGCTTCAGTGGCCTCGACGCTTCTGGGAATTCCGGGAGTCTCCCCGGTGGATACGCGGACCGTTCAGGCGCAGGGAACTCTGCCCGGCCTTTACCGGCTGTTCGGAGTGTGGATGCGGGTGGCAGCGTCTCTGGCCAACCAGCCGCCGTACTGCTGA
- a CDS encoding winged helix-turn-helix transcriptional regulator: MSRSHTDVSDQVSNEACPLTEVLDHVAGKWSIGILVAAAHGPVRFTELERAITGISRRMLTLNLRKLERDGLLIRTVYPTVPPKVEYSLTPMARELHATLAGLVGWAERHRADITAARATYDTATAPAP; the protein is encoded by the coding sequence ATGTCACGCAGTCACACCGATGTGTCCGACCAGGTCAGCAACGAGGCGTGCCCGCTCACCGAGGTCCTCGACCATGTCGCGGGCAAGTGGAGCATCGGAATCCTCGTCGCCGCCGCACACGGGCCAGTTCGGTTCACCGAGTTGGAACGCGCCATCACAGGCATCAGCCGACGCATGCTCACCTTGAACCTGCGCAAGCTGGAACGCGACGGCCTGCTCATCCGTACCGTCTACCCCACCGTGCCGCCCAAGGTGGAATACAGCCTCACGCCCATGGCCCGCGAACTCCACGCAACCCTCGCCGGGCTCGTCGGCTGGGCAGAACGCCACCGAGCCGACATCACCGCCGCCCGCGCCACCTACGACACCGCCACGGCACCGGCCCCCTGA
- a CDS encoding LysR family transcriptional regulator: MDVQALRTFVAVAQTGQFQAAADELGVSQQAVSKRIAALERHIGVTLLVRTSRGSRLSLDGQVFLPHARRILAAVEQAERAVRPGSRPLRVDVLNRRIAPAQAVYRFYRSHPGTDLDAVTLDKENAVQAAQAVLEGTVDASFRALPADQVPAGIHAERLLDTPLELLVGPGHPLADAPWVGPADLAGHRIWIPGIRPDTEWAAFYRALSEAFGLSIDALGPNFGDEALMDALADSASLATLVGSGDRYLWPHNHDLRRIPLHGPTPVYPHVLLFRSGDQHPALTALRDHLRTAGPRTPHDAWAPNWAGPPAEPPG, translated from the coding sequence GTGGATGTTCAAGCGCTGCGGACGTTCGTGGCCGTCGCTCAGACCGGGCAGTTCCAGGCTGCGGCCGACGAGCTGGGGGTCAGCCAGCAGGCCGTCTCCAAGCGGATCGCGGCCCTGGAGAGGCACATCGGGGTGACGCTCCTGGTGCGGACCTCACGAGGCTCCCGGCTGAGTCTGGACGGACAGGTCTTCCTGCCGCACGCCAGGAGGATCCTGGCGGCCGTCGAGCAGGCCGAGCGGGCCGTCCGCCCCGGAAGCCGCCCCCTGCGCGTCGACGTGCTCAATCGGCGCATTGCCCCGGCCCAGGCCGTCTACCGGTTCTACCGCTCCCACCCCGGAACGGACCTGGACGCAGTCACACTGGACAAGGAGAACGCCGTCCAGGCCGCTCAGGCGGTACTCGAAGGGACCGTCGACGCGTCCTTCCGTGCCCTCCCGGCAGACCAGGTCCCGGCCGGTATCCACGCCGAACGGCTCCTGGACACTCCCCTGGAGCTCCTGGTCGGGCCCGGTCACCCGCTGGCTGACGCGCCCTGGGTCGGCCCTGCTGACCTGGCCGGCCACCGCATCTGGATCCCCGGCATCAGGCCGGACACGGAGTGGGCCGCGTTCTACCGGGCACTGTCCGAGGCCTTCGGCCTGAGCATCGACGCGCTCGGCCCCAACTTCGGTGACGAGGCCCTGATGGACGCGCTGGCCGACTCGGCCTCGCTGGCCACCCTCGTCGGCAGCGGGGACCGGTACCTGTGGCCCCACAACCACGACCTGCGACGCATCCCGTTGCACGGCCCCACCCCGGTCTATCCGCACGTGCTGCTGTTCCGCAGCGGAGACCAGCACCCCGCGCTGACCGCGCTACGCGACCACCTGCGCACCGCGGGCCCGCGGACCCCGCACGACGCGTGGGCGCCCAACTGGGCGGGTCCGCCGGCCGAGCCGCCGGGCTGA
- a CDS encoding aldo/keto reductase → MTILDEAYALSNGVEIPKLGLGTWFIDDDRTAEAVRAAVEIGYRNIDTAQAYGNERGVGEGVRSAGVPRDELFVSTKLAAEIKDYGQAVDAIDGSLEKLGIEYIDLMLIHSPQPWNDFRGGDYAEGNREAWRALEEAHQAGRIRSIGVSNFQQQDLENILRGATVVPHVNQLLVHAGNTPSQLLDYCEGKQILVEAYSPIAHGAILQNAEVRAMAEKYGVSVPQLCIRYTLQLGTVSLPKTANPEHMRTNAEVDFEISADDMDALRGLRDVDYGEHSAFPVYSGK, encoded by the coding sequence ATGACCATCCTCGACGAAGCCTACGCACTGTCCAACGGCGTCGAGATCCCCAAGCTGGGGCTCGGCACCTGGTTCATCGACGACGACCGGACGGCCGAGGCAGTCCGCGCAGCCGTGGAGATCGGCTACCGCAACATCGACACCGCCCAGGCCTACGGCAATGAGCGCGGCGTCGGCGAGGGGGTGCGCTCCGCAGGCGTGCCGCGCGACGAGCTGTTCGTCTCGACCAAACTCGCCGCGGAGATCAAGGACTACGGCCAGGCGGTCGACGCGATCGACGGGTCACTGGAGAAACTCGGCATCGAGTACATCGACCTGATGCTCATTCACAGCCCGCAGCCGTGGAACGACTTCCGTGGCGGCGACTACGCCGAGGGCAACCGCGAAGCGTGGCGCGCGCTCGAAGAGGCTCATCAGGCCGGCCGGATCCGCTCCATCGGGGTGTCCAACTTCCAGCAGCAGGACCTGGAGAACATCCTCCGGGGCGCAACCGTCGTGCCGCACGTGAACCAGCTGCTCGTCCACGCCGGCAACACCCCCTCACAGCTCCTGGACTACTGCGAGGGCAAGCAGATCCTCGTGGAGGCGTACTCGCCGATCGCACACGGGGCGATCCTCCAGAACGCCGAGGTCCGGGCGATGGCAGAGAAGTACGGCGTGTCCGTCCCGCAGCTGTGCATCCGCTACACCCTGCAGCTGGGCACGGTGTCACTGCCCAAGACGGCGAACCCCGAGCACATGCGCACCAACGCCGAGGTCGACTTCGAGATCTCCGCCGACGACATGGACGCCCTGCGGGGTCTGCGCGATGTGGACTACGGCGAGCACAGCGCGTTTCCCGTGTACAGCGGCAAGTGA
- a CDS encoding helix-turn-helix domain-containing protein, with amino-acid sequence MSAQDDGDGIDEVAAFAALLRALKERTDRSYGSLARRLGMNTSTLHRYCAGDAVPLGFAPVERFAALCGATSEQRLELHRRWLLAVATRHRPRTGVAAENPPSAAETETETETETETVNDAAHGPEDTTVDDATEPDTAPKATTGGSPVVETDPAAPGQPGTPVPLPPSRPWYRRRRPVVGVASVCAVLATLGALSALPDGRRPSAEGPAQVAGPAASSSAEAPASERRGASPGPSRTPTTDTTERPSGSATLERKPGIARPPGATSASPRGEQPAGSPLTWAVNSQAWKLGCGHDYVIDKPPGQVPPPPAPQDAAPWATTQNAVHGGETLVHVSVQGRSDTAVVLEALRVRVVGRTAPVEGNAYAMDQGCGGSLTPRYFAVDLDKDRPLARAVAGNDSGTPIPAVRMPYRVSATDPEVLLVTAETSSCDCRWYLELDWSSQGRRGTVRIDDDGRPFRTSAIEGLSRYTYDTLERRWGPYG; translated from the coding sequence GTGTCGGCACAGGACGACGGCGACGGCATCGACGAGGTGGCGGCGTTCGCGGCGCTGCTGCGGGCGCTGAAGGAACGCACGGACCGCAGCTACGGCTCGCTGGCCCGCCGCCTGGGCATGAACACCTCGACGCTGCACCGCTACTGCGCGGGGGACGCGGTGCCACTCGGCTTCGCCCCCGTCGAACGCTTCGCTGCCCTGTGCGGGGCGACCTCGGAGCAGCGCCTGGAACTCCACCGGCGTTGGCTCCTGGCAGTGGCGACCCGCCACCGGCCTCGTACGGGGGTGGCGGCGGAAAACCCGCCCAGCGCCGCGGAGACGGAAACAGAGACGGAGACGGAGACGGAGACCGTGAACGACGCGGCTCACGGCCCCGAGGACACGACGGTGGACGACGCCACCGAACCGGACACCGCTCCGAAGGCCACCACCGGCGGCAGCCCGGTCGTCGAAACGGACCCCGCGGCGCCCGGGCAACCCGGCACTCCCGTGCCCCTGCCCCCGAGCCGCCCCTGGTACCGGCGCAGACGTCCCGTGGTCGGGGTGGCCTCCGTCTGTGCTGTGCTCGCGACACTCGGGGCCCTGTCCGCGCTGCCGGACGGGCGCCGTCCGTCCGCCGAGGGTCCGGCCCAGGTCGCCGGACCGGCGGCGTCCAGCTCGGCCGAGGCCCCGGCGTCCGAGCGGCGTGGCGCCTCGCCAGGTCCGAGCCGCACCCCCACCACCGACACCACCGAACGGCCGTCGGGCTCCGCCACCTTGGAGAGGAAGCCCGGCATCGCCCGCCCACCCGGCGCGACATCGGCCTCGCCCCGCGGCGAACAGCCCGCCGGATCGCCGCTCACCTGGGCCGTCAACTCACAGGCGTGGAAGCTCGGTTGCGGCCACGACTACGTCATCGACAAACCGCCCGGCCAGGTGCCCCCACCACCGGCCCCGCAGGACGCGGCGCCCTGGGCGACGACACAGAACGCCGTACACGGCGGCGAGACACTCGTGCACGTGTCCGTGCAGGGGCGCAGCGACACGGCCGTCGTGCTGGAGGCGCTACGCGTGCGTGTGGTGGGCCGTACGGCTCCGGTCGAGGGCAACGCCTACGCCATGGATCAGGGCTGCGGCGGCTCGCTCACTCCCCGGTACTTCGCCGTGGACCTGGACAAGGACCGCCCCCTGGCCCGCGCGGTCGCCGGGAACGACTCCGGCACGCCGATCCCGGCCGTGCGCATGCCCTACCGTGTGTCCGCGACGGACCCCGAGGTGCTGCTGGTCACGGCCGAGACCAGCTCGTGCGACTGCCGCTGGTACCTCGAGCTGGACTGGTCCTCCCAGGGCCGCAGGGGCACCGTGCGCATCGACGACGACGGCCGCCCGTTCCGCACCAGCGCCATCGAGGGCCTGTCCCGGTACACGTACGACACCCTGGAACGCCGGTGGGGGCCCTACGGTTGA
- a CDS encoding WD40 repeat domain-containing protein: MRNTLGRGGRLTTTLLAGVLAGSALVAAPGTASAAHGAAAPDAPEAVVVPSHRGTELSIASFTQMTVDEASRRLWIAGDQVYPDGSRDGELIGDLYGGVGPATASAHLAAPLSGVAVDPDGSKVYAGQSDHIATYSHSNGYLYPGDPIPAPADGCGRELVHTGGRLFYTSRPATSPGNCADGLGSVGVAATAEGGTAGEVMYSSSSIHLEGGPGGLLVTAPERWSPTDDPDLGIYRVTDGADGDVLEFLGERRFGEDGTGRGMDFRDADFSADGSVLAVADGVRGTVLLGGQDARFLENHYAPLPEGVAPTAVAFSPDGKWFAQGGAASGDEADLTLAFADPSVERQPLRFSFEDENAGHRVVPRGMEFSGDGEQLFVVTSNHESTRFWLHTIQTREALAPSRIVDVTHGPAVAGEPFRVSGRLDLDGLAPTEAPQITVWRLNGSEFTDLPPVPVAADGTFVLEDVLPDQPGNVQYVLGYAGDEVHYISEYWLVVDTVEASGTVGRGGS; encoded by the coding sequence TTGCGGAACACGTTAGGAAGAGGCGGCAGACTGACGACGACGCTGCTGGCGGGCGTCCTGGCCGGGTCGGCTCTGGTGGCCGCCCCCGGTACCGCGTCCGCGGCCCACGGGGCCGCCGCCCCGGACGCGCCCGAAGCCGTCGTGGTGCCGTCGCACCGGGGCACGGAGCTGTCGATCGCGTCGTTCACTCAGATGACCGTGGACGAAGCCAGCCGGCGCCTGTGGATCGCCGGGGACCAGGTCTATCCGGACGGGTCGCGGGACGGCGAGCTGATCGGCGATCTCTACGGGGGCGTGGGCCCCGCCACCGCGAGCGCCCACCTGGCCGCTCCCCTGTCCGGCGTCGCGGTGGACCCGGACGGCTCGAAGGTCTACGCCGGGCAGTCCGACCACATCGCGACCTACTCCCACTCCAACGGGTACCTGTACCCCGGTGACCCGATTCCGGCGCCGGCCGACGGCTGCGGTCGGGAGTTGGTGCACACCGGCGGGCGGCTGTTCTACACCAGCCGCCCGGCCACGTCGCCCGGGAACTGCGCCGACGGACTGGGCAGTGTCGGCGTCGCCGCGACAGCCGAGGGCGGCACGGCCGGCGAGGTCATGTATTCGTCCTCTTCGATTCATCTCGAGGGAGGGCCGGGCGGTCTGCTGGTGACCGCTCCGGAGCGCTGGTCCCCGACCGACGACCCCGACCTGGGGATCTACCGGGTGACGGACGGAGCGGACGGGGACGTGCTGGAGTTCCTGGGCGAGCGCCGGTTCGGCGAGGACGGCACCGGCCGGGGCATGGACTTCCGGGACGCCGACTTCTCCGCGGACGGCTCCGTCCTCGCGGTGGCCGACGGCGTCCGGGGGACCGTGCTGCTCGGCGGCCAGGACGCCCGCTTCCTGGAGAACCACTACGCGCCGCTGCCGGAGGGCGTGGCGCCCACGGCCGTCGCCTTCAGTCCCGACGGCAAGTGGTTCGCGCAGGGCGGCGCCGCGTCTGGCGATGAAGCCGACCTGACCCTGGCCTTCGCCGATCCCTCGGTCGAACGGCAGCCGCTGCGCTTCAGCTTCGAGGACGAGAACGCGGGCCACCGCGTCGTCCCGCGGGGCATGGAGTTCTCCGGGGACGGCGAGCAGCTCTTCGTGGTGACCTCCAACCACGAGAGCACCAGATTCTGGCTGCACACCATCCAGACCCGGGAGGCACTGGCCCCCTCGCGCATCGTGGACGTGACACACGGCCCGGCGGTCGCCGGGGAGCCGTTCAGGGTGAGCGGACGACTGGACCTGGACGGACTGGCGCCCACCGAGGCACCGCAGATCACGGTGTGGCGGCTGAACGGCTCGGAGTTCACCGACCTGCCGCCGGTCCCGGTGGCCGCAGACGGGACGTTCGTCCTGGAGGACGTCCTGCCGGACCAGCCCGGGAACGTCCAGTACGTACTCGGTTACGCGGGTGACGAGGTCCACTACATCTCGGAGTACTGGCTTGTGGTGGACACGGTCGAGGCCTCGGGCACGGTGGGCCGCGGCGGCAGCTAG
- a CDS encoding helix-turn-helix transcriptional regulator, with translation MDQQPGNRGDIRDFLASRRARITPAQAGLPTSGRRRVAGLRREEVAVLAGVSTEWYTRLEKGHIGGVSENVLDAVARALRLDDDERTYLFGLARSSRHASRTPSRRRDVEVPPRVQWLLDSMTTSSAFVRNGRTDIVAGNPLARALLGPMFDSATIDERGRPNIARYIFLDHGARDFFVDWDAAGVATAALLRAEVGREPRDRELRGLVEELSTFSPEFRGHWAAHDVLMRHDGVKRLQHPSVGHLELTFQSLDLPLSDRAVHDLIVYTAEPGTASEDRLELLAIWAATQSRPAQPTRRSPQPGPL, from the coding sequence ATGGATCAGCAGCCGGGGAACCGCGGCGACATCCGGGACTTCCTTGCCAGCCGACGCGCCAGGATCACCCCGGCCCAGGCCGGACTGCCGACCAGTGGCCGTCGCCGGGTCGCGGGGCTGCGGCGCGAGGAGGTCGCCGTCCTGGCGGGCGTGAGTACGGAGTGGTACACGCGGCTGGAGAAGGGCCACATCGGCGGCGTGTCCGAGAACGTCCTTGACGCCGTCGCCCGGGCCCTGCGACTGGACGACGACGAACGCACCTACCTGTTCGGCCTGGCCCGGTCGTCGCGGCACGCGAGTCGCACGCCGTCGCGTCGCAGGGACGTCGAGGTCCCGCCCCGGGTCCAGTGGCTGCTCGACTCCATGACGACGTCCTCGGCGTTCGTGCGCAACGGCCGCACGGACATCGTCGCCGGCAACCCCCTGGCCCGAGCCCTGCTCGGGCCGATGTTCGACAGCGCCACCATCGACGAGCGCGGCCGCCCCAACATCGCCCGATACATCTTCCTCGACCATGGCGCACGTGACTTCTTCGTCGACTGGGATGCCGCCGGCGTCGCCACCGCCGCCCTTCTGCGTGCCGAGGTCGGGCGCGAGCCCCGCGACCGGGAACTGCGCGGACTCGTCGAAGAGCTCTCCACCTTCAGCCCGGAGTTCCGCGGCCACTGGGCCGCGCACGACGTCCTGATGCGCCACGACGGCGTCAAACGGCTCCAGCACCCCTCCGTCGGCCACCTGGAACTGACCTTCCAGTCCCTCGACCTGCCCCTGTCGGACCGAGCCGTGCACGACCTGATCGTCTACACTGCCGAACCCGGTACCGCGTCCGAGGACCGGCTCGAACTCCTCGCCATCTGGGCCGCTACGCAATCTCGGCCGGCCCAGCCCACCCGCCGCTCTCCTCAGCCCGGACCGCTCTGA
- a CDS encoding lysine transporter LysE, translating to MGIRRAAKGVGDFLMETVGEAVAEAILTLLACVLLGGLVLIAYVSWSASPRFTIAGAGLISCFLAHGAWQTFRTSAKRPRLGLAALTAALFTATAMTALFLLLYAPGCGCL from the coding sequence GTGGGGATACGCAGGGCAGCGAAGGGCGTAGGCGACTTCCTGATGGAAACGGTGGGAGAAGCCGTCGCCGAGGCGATTCTCACTCTGCTCGCCTGCGTCCTGCTCGGCGGCCTGGTTCTGATCGCCTACGTGAGCTGGTCCGCGAGCCCACGCTTCACCATCGCGGGGGCCGGGCTGATCAGCTGCTTCCTTGCCCACGGTGCCTGGCAGACCTTCCGTACCTCTGCGAAGCGTCCTCGTCTGGGCCTTGCCGCCCTGACCGCTGCCCTCTTCACCGCAACGGCCATGACGGCTCTCTTCCTGCTGCTCTACGCCCCAGGCTGCGGCTGCCTGTGA
- a CDS encoding cupin domain-containing protein — MTAHGFDQVFPLGEKNDAYAEYFIGQSYLAPLVSRSVPVSNVSFEPGCRNNWHIHHGTGGGGDQVLLCTAGSGWYQAEGEDPVSMEPGTVIRVPAGTKHWHGAKADSWFSHLAFITPGEDVSNEWLEPVTDEAYGELPKNGASA, encoded by the coding sequence ATGACTGCCCACGGATTTGACCAGGTCTTCCCGCTCGGGGAGAAGAACGACGCCTACGCGGAGTACTTCATAGGCCAGAGCTACCTGGCTCCGCTCGTCTCGAGAAGCGTTCCGGTCAGCAATGTCTCCTTCGAGCCGGGCTGCCGGAACAACTGGCACATCCACCACGGCACGGGCGGTGGCGGTGACCAGGTCCTGCTGTGTACGGCGGGCAGCGGCTGGTACCAGGCCGAGGGCGAGGATCCCGTCAGCATGGAGCCGGGCACAGTGATCCGCGTCCCGGCCGGGACGAAGCACTGGCACGGCGCGAAGGCCGACTCCTGGTTCTCCCACCTCGCCTTCATCACCCCGGGCGAAGACGTCAGCAACGAATGGCTCGAGCCCGTCACCGACGAGGCGTACGGCGAGCTGCCGAAGAACGGAGCAAGCGCATGA
- a CDS encoding DapH/DapD/GlmU-related protein, with translation MYVRTPEFARHAERITEVTDATSRLNVLPFSDTERRDALLSVVFGGPLPESVTIYPPFFTEYGLNTTFGKNVFVNQGCTFMDKGGIRIGDGVMIAPKVSLITGGHPLPLAERREYLTFAPISIEDHVWIGTAAVITQGVTIGAGAVVAAGAVVTRDVPAGTMVAGVPARVIKKID, from the coding sequence ATGTATGTCCGTACACCTGAGTTCGCACGTCACGCGGAGCGAATCACGGAGGTGACCGATGCGACGTCTCGGCTGAACGTCCTTCCGTTCAGCGACACCGAACGGCGTGATGCACTACTTTCCGTTGTGTTCGGTGGTCCGTTGCCCGAATCGGTGACGATCTACCCGCCGTTCTTCACCGAGTACGGGCTGAACACGACGTTCGGGAAGAACGTCTTCGTCAACCAGGGATGCACCTTCATGGACAAGGGAGGAATCCGTATCGGGGACGGCGTCATGATCGCCCCGAAGGTCAGCCTCATCACCGGAGGCCATCCACTGCCCCTGGCGGAGCGACGGGAGTACCTCACCTTCGCCCCGATCAGCATCGAGGACCACGTCTGGATCGGGACGGCCGCCGTCATCACGCAAGGGGTGACCATCGGTGCCGGTGCGGTGGTCGCCGCCGGCGCGGTGGTCACGCGTGATGTTCCCGCCGGCACCATGGTCGCGGGAGTGCCCGCCCGAGTGATCAAGAAGATCGACTGA